Proteins encoded in a region of the Ruegeria sp. AD91A genome:
- the ftsY gene encoding signal recognition particle-docking protein FtsY codes for MAFFSKLKDKLFKSSSRLEEGLEAIVEDGGEETTAPDPLIPEPQPKPQPVPEVPDPAPAPQPVEPPTPIPADPTPVAPPPEIPESKGILNRLFNRGAVTEMRRTLDDDMLEQLEELLIASDMGVDTALRVTSNMAEGRFGRKLSTTEIKQLLSQEVARVMEPVAKPLPIYPKRPQVVLVVGVNGSGKTTTIGKLASQFKEAGKKVIIAAGDTFRAAAVEQLQVWGDRAGVPVLTAPEGSDPASLAFDALTRAQAEGADLLMIDTAGRLQNRTDLMEELAKIVRVIRKVDDTAPHNTLLVLDATTGQNALSQVETFRNLADVSGLVMTKLDGTAKGGVLVALADKFGLPIHAIGVGEQIDDLAPFDPEEFAAALTGLDKS; via the coding sequence ATGGCGTTTTTCTCAAAGCTAAAGGACAAGCTGTTCAAATCCTCATCTCGTCTTGAAGAGGGGCTGGAAGCCATCGTCGAGGATGGTGGTGAGGAAACTACGGCTCCCGACCCGCTGATCCCTGAACCACAACCCAAACCGCAACCAGTCCCTGAAGTACCGGACCCAGCCCCGGCCCCGCAACCAGTTGAACCGCCCACGCCGATCCCGGCTGACCCCACCCCCGTCGCTCCACCTCCGGAAATCCCTGAATCCAAAGGTATCCTGAACCGCCTGTTCAATCGAGGCGCCGTCACGGAAATGCGCCGCACACTGGATGATGACATGCTGGAGCAGCTGGAGGAGCTGTTGATCGCCTCGGACATGGGCGTCGACACGGCCTTACGTGTCACGTCGAACATGGCTGAAGGCCGCTTTGGCCGCAAACTGTCGACCACAGAGATCAAGCAACTTCTGTCCCAGGAAGTCGCCCGCGTGATGGAGCCTGTGGCCAAACCTCTGCCGATCTATCCCAAACGGCCACAAGTGGTGCTGGTCGTCGGCGTCAACGGCTCAGGCAAGACCACGACAATTGGAAAACTGGCAAGCCAGTTCAAAGAGGCCGGCAAAAAGGTCATCATCGCCGCCGGCGACACCTTCCGCGCTGCGGCCGTAGAACAGTTGCAGGTCTGGGGCGATCGCGCCGGAGTTCCGGTTCTGACTGCACCCGAAGGCTCGGATCCCGCCAGCCTTGCCTTTGATGCGCTGACCCGTGCACAGGCAGAGGGCGCCGATCTGCTGATGATTGATACTGCAGGCCGCCTGCAAAACCGCACCGACCTGATGGAGGAACTGGCCAAAATCGTTCGCGTCATCCGCAAGGTTGATGACACCGCTCCACACAATACTTTGCTCGTACTCGACGCCACCACCGGTCAGAACGCGCTGAGCCAGGTGGAAACGTTCCGTAACCTGGCGGACGTTTCCGGTCTGGTCATGACCAAGCTGGACGGCACGGCAAAAGGCGGTGTTCTTGTTGCGCTGGCAGACAAATTCGGGTTGCCCATCCACGCGATCGGCGTCGGCGAACAGATCGATGACCTTGCCCCTTTCGACCCGGAAGAATTCGCCGCCGCCCTCACCGGTCTCGACAAAAGCTGA
- a CDS encoding glutathione binding-like protein — MDKWAEWAKINVAMVFTAPVFWRIVRTPEAERDHHAIKKAVTALESTLVIANAQLPEQAFLCGSCLTLADIQMGHFHYRYYDIDISRTSLPNLRRCYDALTERLAYQTHVMISYEELRRS, encoded by the coding sequence GTGGACAAGTGGGCGGAATGGGCCAAAATCAACGTCGCGATGGTATTCACGGCACCTGTTTTCTGGCGGATCGTGCGGACACCGGAGGCAGAGCGCGACCACCATGCAATCAAAAAAGCCGTGACAGCGCTTGAAAGCACGCTGGTAATCGCCAATGCGCAACTGCCTGAACAGGCGTTCCTGTGCGGCTCTTGTCTGACTTTGGCCGATATCCAGATGGGACACTTTCACTATCGCTACTATGACATCGATATATCACGTACATCACTGCCCAATTTGCGCCGGTGCTATGACGCGCTGACCGAAAGGCTCGCTTACCAGACCCATGTCATGATCAGCTATGAGGAGCTGCGCCGAAGCTGA
- a CDS encoding EamA family transporter, protein MSDWLISLEGTEAGHQLALALALMAAFLHAVFGALQKGRHDPWLSRGAIDACYCLMAAPFAFFVVPWPEPHMWPIFALVWLIHIAYKTLQAMAYTKGSYTVVYPVVRGTGPLFTVIGAYLLFGEAFSAVQWLGVATLLAGIFGLAAYNLRFLETNRDTLGIALTLAIITGLFVALYTTYDAYGIRATTDPFTFLAWFFMIDGAAMPIYAFLRWRAMAHRPAPGPLMLRGLAGGIIAPLSFGAIMLATRLDKVGEAAVLRETSTVFAALIGWLVLKETVGPRRIALMALIALGAVIVEMGG, encoded by the coding sequence TTGAGCGACTGGCTGATCTCTCTCGAAGGCACCGAGGCCGGACACCAGCTGGCATTGGCGCTGGCTTTGATGGCGGCGTTCCTGCACGCGGTCTTCGGTGCATTGCAAAAAGGCAGGCATGACCCGTGGCTGTCCCGAGGTGCAATCGACGCCTGCTATTGCCTTATGGCAGCCCCCTTCGCCTTTTTCGTGGTGCCCTGGCCCGAACCTCATATGTGGCCGATCTTCGCACTCGTCTGGCTGATCCACATTGCCTACAAGACCCTGCAGGCCATGGCATACACCAAAGGCTCTTACACCGTCGTCTATCCTGTGGTGCGCGGGACGGGTCCGCTGTTCACTGTCATCGGCGCCTATCTTTTGTTCGGTGAAGCATTCTCGGCTGTTCAATGGCTGGGCGTAGCTACGTTGCTGGCAGGGATATTCGGGTTGGCCGCCTACAATTTAAGGTTCCTTGAAACCAACAGGGATACGCTGGGGATCGCACTAACACTGGCGATCATCACAGGTCTGTTTGTGGCCCTGTATACCACTTATGACGCCTATGGCATTCGCGCTACCACTGATCCGTTCACCTTTCTGGCCTGGTTCTTCATGATCGACGGCGCGGCCATGCCGATCTACGCATTTCTCAGGTGGCGCGCGATGGCGCACAGACCTGCGCCTGGTCCGCTGATGTTACGCGGCCTCGCAGGCGGTATCATCGCCCCTTTGTCCTTCGGGGCAATCATGCTGGCCACCCGGCTGGACAAGGTCGGTGAAGCAGCTGTTCTGCGCGAAACCTCGACAGTCTTTGCGGCGCTGATCGGCTGGCTTGTGCTAAAGGAAACCGTTGGTCCGAGACGCATTGCCTTGATGGCATTGATTGCACTTGGCGCCGTAATAGTTGAAATGGGCGGGTAA
- the xseA gene encoding exodeoxyribonuclease VII large subunit: MSDLLDDPIPGQNTPEYTVSEISGEVKRTLEGSFGRIRVRGEVGRVFKARSGHLYYDIKDDRNVLACTTWKGQVAGLSVVPEEGLEVVVTGRLTAFGAQSKYNLNVDEVSVAGQGALMALLEKRKKQLEVEGLFAPERKKPLPYLPQVIGVVTSPSGAVIRDILHRLRDRFPRKVLIWPVAVQGANCASEVARAIEGFNQLTPGGALPRPDLIIVARGGGSIEDLWGFNEEIVARAAAASDIPLISAVGHETDTTLIDFVSDQRAPTPTAAAELAVPVRMELLAWTGEQGARLSRAATDAVQRRAQRLHDLSRALPRPDSLLNSPRQRLDLIADRLTPALIRGVQNRRLQVVELSAHLRPSTLRSLVSARRESLHNLSSRLSLRPIQKEIDQQRQNLNRLGDRMHTAQTARLDRLKQQLEATDRLRETLSYKATLDRGYAVVRAEGNVITTKAQAAKQTALEIEFADGILSTGAAAKPSSKKPKPGAPDQGSLF; the protein is encoded by the coding sequence ATGTCCGACCTGCTTGATGACCCGATTCCGGGCCAAAACACCCCTGAATACACAGTGTCCGAAATTTCCGGTGAGGTGAAACGGACGCTCGAAGGCTCGTTCGGGCGAATCCGCGTCCGGGGTGAGGTTGGGCGCGTGTTCAAGGCGCGATCCGGGCACCTTTATTATGACATCAAGGATGACCGGAACGTTTTGGCCTGCACCACCTGGAAAGGGCAGGTTGCAGGTCTGTCCGTTGTGCCGGAAGAAGGGTTGGAGGTCGTCGTCACCGGTCGCCTTACTGCTTTTGGGGCACAATCCAAATACAACCTGAACGTCGACGAGGTTTCCGTTGCTGGTCAGGGCGCGCTGATGGCGTTGCTGGAAAAGCGCAAGAAGCAGCTTGAGGTCGAAGGATTATTCGCGCCCGAACGCAAAAAACCCCTGCCGTACCTGCCACAGGTTATTGGCGTGGTCACATCCCCCTCAGGCGCAGTAATCCGCGACATTCTGCATCGACTCAGGGACAGGTTCCCACGCAAGGTGCTGATCTGGCCCGTGGCCGTACAAGGAGCAAACTGCGCTTCTGAGGTTGCCCGCGCCATCGAAGGCTTCAACCAATTGACACCCGGCGGCGCGTTGCCCCGGCCCGATCTAATCATCGTGGCCCGCGGCGGCGGATCAATCGAAGATCTCTGGGGTTTCAATGAAGAGATCGTCGCGCGCGCCGCCGCCGCGTCGGACATACCGTTGATCTCGGCCGTTGGGCACGAGACCGATACCACCCTGATAGATTTCGTCTCGGACCAGCGCGCTCCAACGCCCACCGCAGCCGCCGAACTGGCCGTCCCCGTCCGCATGGAGTTGCTCGCCTGGACTGGCGAGCAAGGCGCACGCTTGTCACGGGCCGCAACTGACGCAGTCCAACGCCGAGCGCAAAGGCTGCACGATCTGTCCCGCGCGCTTCCGCGCCCGGACAGTCTGTTGAACTCTCCGAGACAACGTCTTGATTTGATTGCAGATCGCCTCACACCCGCCTTGATACGCGGGGTGCAGAACCGTCGCCTTCAAGTGGTGGAACTGTCTGCCCATCTGCGCCCCTCAACCCTGCGCAGTCTGGTATCTGCACGACGAGAATCACTGCACAACCTGTCCTCGCGCCTGTCCCTGCGACCAATCCAAAAGGAAATCGACCAGCAGCGGCAAAACCTCAATCGTCTTGGCGATCGAATGCATACGGCCCAAACCGCACGGTTGGATCGCCTCAAACAGCAACTCGAAGCGACGGATCGCCTGCGCGAGACGTTGAGTTACAAGGCCACTTTGGACCGCGGATACGCGGTCGTCCGGGCCGAGGGAAATGTGATCACCACCAAGGCCCAGGCCGCCAAACAAACGGCGCTTGAGATCGAATTCGCCGATGGCATTCTCAGCACCGGCGCGGCCGCGAAACCGTCTTCGAAGAAACCCAAACCGGGCGCCCCGGATCAAGGATCGCTGTTCTAG
- a CDS encoding lysoplasmalogenase, giving the protein MTTILFWIAFGCALGYLPLTSRPAGSLRTVLKTASVVLLAVIAVLHGGPWLLVLALVLCASGDAMLSRETDATFMAGIAAFAAGHLAYIALFLSHPTSSVALIWNAPAIVWSLIILGIIMATMLAPRAGDLKGPVLAYIPIILGMGITVLALPDVGPLRWAFPAAMAFIASDLILATEKFLLPPNHPALKVTPYLVWPLYWGAQFGFVLAFA; this is encoded by the coding sequence ATGACAACCATACTGTTCTGGATCGCCTTTGGCTGCGCCCTTGGTTATCTGCCACTGACCTCCCGACCTGCCGGATCTTTGCGCACCGTGCTGAAAACCGCTTCAGTCGTCCTGTTGGCGGTCATAGCCGTCTTGCACGGTGGGCCTTGGCTATTGGTTCTTGCGCTCGTTCTGTGCGCGTCCGGTGACGCTATGCTGTCACGCGAAACAGATGCCACGTTCATGGCGGGCATCGCCGCTTTTGCCGCCGGGCATCTGGCCTATATCGCTCTGTTCCTGTCTCATCCGACCAGTTCCGTTGCGCTGATTTGGAACGCACCAGCGATTGTATGGTCGTTGATCATTCTTGGCATCATCATGGCCACAATGCTTGCGCCCCGCGCCGGAGACCTGAAAGGGCCCGTTCTGGCCTATATCCCGATCATTCTTGGAATGGGGATCACTGTGCTGGCACTGCCGGATGTTGGCCCGCTGCGGTGGGCCTTTCCCGCAGCCATGGCCTTCATCGCCTCAGATCTGATCCTCGCAACCGAGAAGTTTCTGCTGCCGCCGAACCACCCTGCCCTCAAGGTAACGCCTTATCTGGTGTGGCCTCTCTACTGGGGCGCGCAATTCGGCTTTGTCCTTGCGTTCGCGTGA
- a CDS encoding inner membrane-spanning protein YciB, whose product MTGKKDINPFLKQVLELGPPLAFFFIYLRLRDDSFLIGGIEYSGFIIATIIFVPLMLGAMGILWYLTGKLSRMQIFTAFMVIFFGGLTAWFNDERFFKMKTTLVYGLFALILGIGLMQRKSYLAYVLDEMLPMKHEGWMILTRRLCACFAALAAANEFVWRTMSTDLWVKIETFGFPIALMAFLMLQFSILQRYMEDPEQK is encoded by the coding sequence ATGACAGGCAAAAAAGACATCAATCCGTTTCTGAAACAGGTTCTGGAACTTGGCCCCCCGCTGGCCTTCTTCTTCATCTACCTGCGCCTGCGCGACGACAGCTTTCTGATCGGCGGCATCGAATACTCCGGGTTTATCATCGCCACGATAATCTTCGTCCCGCTGATGCTGGGGGCAATGGGTATCCTTTGGTATCTGACCGGCAAACTCAGCCGGATGCAGATATTCACAGCCTTCATGGTGATTTTCTTTGGTGGCCTAACTGCCTGGTTCAACGACGAGCGGTTCTTCAAGATGAAAACCACACTTGTCTATGGACTGTTCGCCCTGATTCTCGGCATCGGTCTGATGCAAAGGAAATCCTACCTGGCCTATGTTCTGGACGAAATGCTGCCGATGAAGCACGAAGGCTGGATGATACTCACGCGCCGGCTGTGCGCGTGTTTTGCCGCTCTGGCCGCCGCAAACGAGTTCGTCTGGCGCACCATGTCCACGGACCTGTGGGTCAAGATCGAGACCTTCGGCTTTCCCATCGCGCTGATGGCCTTCCTGATGCTGCAATTCAGCATTCTTCAGCGCTATATGGAAGATCCCGAGCAGAAATAG